From a single Halovulum dunhuangense genomic region:
- the bhcB gene encoding beta-hydroxyaspartate dehydratase BhcB yields MKDMAPDYIPTLDDVIAAHERIKPHIHRTPVLTSSYFNQLTGAELFFKCENFQKAGAFKVRGACNAVFGLTDEQAARGVATHSSGNHALSLSYAAGRRGIPCHVVMPRTAPQAKKDAVIGYGGQITECEPSTTSREAVFAEVQARTGAEFVHPYNDPRVVAGQGTCSRELNEQVEGLDAVIAPVGGGGMISGTCLTLSNIAPHVEIYAAEPEQADDAYRSFKAGHIIADDAPDTVADGLKVPLKDLTWHFVRNHVTDILTASEDEIVDAMKLTWARMKIVMEPSCAVPLATILKNPEVFRGKRVGVIVTGGNVDLDKLPWFKN; encoded by the coding sequence ATGAAGGACATGGCACCGGACTACATCCCGACCCTCGACGACGTGATCGCCGCGCACGAGCGGATCAAGCCGCATATCCACCGCACGCCGGTCCTGACCTCGAGCTATTTCAACCAGCTCACCGGGGCGGAACTGTTCTTCAAGTGCGAGAACTTCCAGAAGGCCGGCGCCTTCAAGGTGCGCGGCGCCTGCAACGCGGTGTTCGGCCTGACCGACGAGCAGGCGGCAAGGGGCGTGGCGACCCATTCCTCGGGCAACCACGCGCTCTCGCTGTCCTACGCGGCCGGGCGGCGCGGCATTCCCTGCCATGTCGTCATGCCCCGGACCGCGCCCCAGGCCAAGAAGGATGCGGTGATCGGCTATGGCGGCCAGATCACCGAATGCGAACCCTCGACCACCTCGCGCGAGGCGGTCTTCGCCGAGGTGCAGGCCCGCACCGGGGCCGAATTCGTCCACCCCTACAACGACCCGCGCGTGGTCGCGGGGCAGGGCACCTGCTCGCGCGAGCTGAACGAGCAGGTCGAGGGGCTGGATGCCGTGATCGCCCCCGTCGGTGGCGGCGGCATGATCTCGGGCACCTGCCTGACGCTGTCCAACATCGCGCCGCATGTCGAGATCTATGCCGCCGAACCCGAACAGGCCGACGACGCCTATCGCAGCTTCAAGGCGGGCCACATCATCGCCGACGACGCGCCCGACACCGTTGCCGACGGTCTGAAGGTGCCGCTCAAGGACCTGACCTGGCATTTCGTCCGCAACCACGTCACCGACATCCTGACCGCGTCCGAGGACGAGATCGTGGACGCCATGAAACTGACCTGGGCCCGCATGAAGATCGTGATGGAACCCAGCTGCGCCGTGCCGCTGGCCACCATCCTCAAGAACCCCGAGGTGTTCCGTGGCAAGCGCGTCGGCGTGATCGTCACCGGGGGCAATGTCGATCTGGACAAGCTGCCCTGGTTCAAGAACTGA
- the bhcA gene encoding L-aspartate--glyoxylate aminotransferase BhcA, with translation MPTQNPVFIPGPTNIPDRLRKACDMATIDHRSPDFRAIFEPAIAGVKKVLGTRTGEIILFPATGTGGWEAAISNTLSPGETVLAARHGMFSHRWIDMCTRHGLDMQVIEAPWGAGVPVAAYAEALTADTGHRIKAVLVTHNETATGVRSDIAAVRRALDAAKHPALLLVDGVSSIGSMPFEMDAWGVDIAIAGSQKGFMLPAGLSILGISQKAIAAMEAAKLPRTFFDFRDMLASYKTGGYPYTPPVGLINGLATSVEMLMEEGLDNVYARHARIAEGVRRAVAAWGLKPCAQSPDLYSETVTAIVVPQGFNGTDIVTHAARTYQVAFGVGLGQVAGKVFRIGHLGMLTDVLMLSGIATAEMAMADLGLPVKLGSGVAAAQDFYRSNGGAARVAAE, from the coding sequence ATGCCCACGCAGAACCCCGTCTTCATTCCGGGACCGACCAACATCCCCGACCGCCTGCGCAAGGCTTGCGACATGGCGACCATCGACCACCGCTCGCCCGACTTCCGGGCCATCTTCGAACCGGCCATTGCCGGCGTGAAGAAGGTGCTCGGCACCAGGACCGGAGAGATCATCCTCTTTCCCGCCACCGGCACCGGCGGCTGGGAGGCGGCGATCTCCAACACCCTCTCGCCCGGCGAGACGGTTCTCGCCGCCCGCCACGGCATGTTCTCGCACCGCTGGATCGACATGTGCACCCGCCACGGCCTCGACATGCAGGTGATCGAGGCGCCCTGGGGCGCGGGCGTCCCCGTCGCCGCCTACGCAGAGGCGCTGACCGCCGACACCGGCCACCGGATCAAGGCCGTCCTCGTCACCCATAACGAAACCGCGACCGGCGTGCGCAGCGACATCGCCGCGGTCCGCCGCGCGCTCGATGCCGCGAAGCACCCGGCGCTGCTGCTGGTCGATGGCGTCAGCTCCATCGGCTCCATGCCCTTCGAGATGGACGCCTGGGGCGTCGATATCGCCATAGCGGGCTCCCAGAAGGGCTTCATGCTGCCCGCGGGCCTGTCGATCCTCGGCATCTCCCAGAAGGCCATCGCCGCGATGGAAGCGGCGAAACTGCCGCGCACCTTCTTCGATTTCCGCGACATGCTGGCCAGCTACAAGACCGGCGGCTATCCCTACACGCCGCCCGTGGGCCTCATCAACGGGCTCGCCACCTCGGTCGAGATGCTGATGGAAGAGGGGCTCGACAACGTCTATGCCCGCCACGCCCGCATCGCCGAAGGGGTGCGCCGCGCGGTCGCGGCCTGGGGCCTGAAGCCCTGCGCGCAGTCGCCCGACCTCTATTCCGAAACCGTCACCGCCATCGTGGTCCCGCAGGGCTTCAACGGCACCGACATCGTGACCCATGCCGCCCGGACCTACCAGGTCGCCTTCGGCGTGGGCCTCGGCCAGGTCGCGGGCAAGGTGTTCCGCATCGGCCACCTGGGCATGCTGACCGACGTGCTGATGCTCTCGGGCATCGCCACCGCCGAAATGGCCATGGCCGACCTCGGGTTGCCGGTCAAGCTCGGCTCGGGCGTCGCGGCGGCGCAGGACTTCTATCGCAGCAACGGGGGGGCCGCCCGCGTGGCGGCGGAGTGA
- the bhcR gene encoding HTH-type transcriptional regulator BhcR — MPDSPSEPVRRQRGRPKAFDDRTEQNTIRALDRAMVVLEALSRHEGIALSALADALDQSPATVYRVLTTLQLHGICEFDEAEQHWHVGPGAYRIGSAFLRRTSVVDRSRPILRQLMQETGETANLGVERADMVLFVSQVETHASIRAFFPPGTQSPMHASGIGKALLAFYDAPRLRQWLQGRVLEGFTPSTLTDEAALLEDLARIRMRGVSLDNEERTPGMRCIAAPIFNAFGEPVAGVSISGPAARMDDAAVDGFGALVRVAARTISEAVGGRVPETLKR; from the coding sequence ATGCCGGATTCCCCGTCAGAACCCGTTCGCCGCCAGCGCGGACGGCCCAAGGCATTCGACGACCGGACCGAGCAGAACACGATCCGCGCGCTTGACCGGGCGATGGTGGTGCTGGAGGCGCTGTCGCGCCACGAGGGGATCGCGCTGTCGGCGCTGGCCGACGCGCTGGACCAGTCGCCGGCGACCGTCTACCGGGTGCTGACCACGCTTCAGCTGCACGGGATCTGCGAATTCGACGAGGCCGAGCAGCACTGGCATGTGGGCCCGGGCGCCTACCGGATCGGGTCGGCCTTCCTGCGGCGCACGTCGGTGGTGGACCGCTCGCGCCCGATCCTGCGCCAGCTGATGCAGGAAACCGGCGAGACCGCCAACCTGGGCGTCGAGCGGGCCGACATGGTGCTGTTCGTGAGCCAGGTGGAGACGCATGCCTCGATCCGGGCGTTCTTTCCGCCCGGCACGCAAAGCCCGATGCATGCCTCGGGGATCGGCAAGGCGCTGCTTGCCTTCTATGACGCGCCGCGGCTGCGGCAATGGTTGCAGGGGCGGGTGCTGGAGGGGTTCACGCCCTCGACCCTGACCGACGAGGCGGCGCTGCTGGAGGATCTGGCGCGGATCCGGATGCGCGGCGTCAGCCTCGACAACGAGGAGCGCACGCCGGGGATGCGCTGCATCGCGGCGCCGATCTTCAACGCCTTCGGCGAGCCGGTGGCGGGGGTGTCGATCTCGGGCCCGGCGGCGCGGATGGACGATGCCGCGGTCGACGGCTTCGGCGCGCTGGTGCGGGTCGCGGCGCGCACCATCTCGGAGGCGGTGGGCGGCCGCGTCCCCGAGACGCTGAAGCGCTGA
- a CDS encoding BMP family lipoprotein — protein MSRHLCPLGAGLIAAALALGPGAASAFTACQVTDTGGIDDNSFNQTAWKGVQDAMAGLGVSGRFLESQAETDYEANINSLLGGSCDIIITVGFLLGDATKAAAEANPDQEFSIVDYAYDPPIPNVLGQVYATDQAAFLAGYLAAGMTQTGTLGVFGGINIPPVTIFMDGFHRGAMYHNAQKGTEVMVLGWNPDTREGLFTNNFDSLDDGRAFAQNLYDEGADIVLPVAGPVGLGSAALADELGTDALKIIGVDADLTLTDPEKAHVYLTSIMKRMDATVKAVIQAGMDGSFEGGVITGTIGNGGVDIAPFHAFEDAVPAELKAELEAIRQGIVDGTIRVGG, from the coding sequence ATGTCCAGACACCTATGTCCGCTTGGCGCGGGCCTGATCGCGGCGGCGCTGGCCCTGGGGCCGGGCGCGGCATCCGCCTTTACCGCCTGCCAGGTGACGGATACCGGCGGCATCGACGACAACAGCTTCAACCAGACCGCCTGGAAGGGCGTGCAGGACGCGATGGCCGGGCTGGGCGTGAGCGGCCGCTTCCTCGAGTCACAGGCCGAGACGGATTACGAGGCCAACATCAACTCGCTTCTGGGCGGAAGCTGCGACATCATCATCACCGTGGGTTTCCTTTTGGGGGACGCGACCAAGGCGGCGGCCGAGGCGAACCCCGACCAGGAATTCTCGATCGTGGACTATGCCTATGATCCGCCGATCCCGAACGTGCTGGGGCAGGTCTATGCCACCGACCAGGCGGCGTTCCTTGCGGGATATCTTGCCGCGGGGATGACGCAGACCGGCACGCTGGGCGTGTTCGGCGGCATCAACATCCCGCCCGTGACCATCTTCATGGACGGCTTCCATCGCGGCGCGATGTATCACAACGCCCAGAAGGGCACCGAGGTGATGGTGCTGGGCTGGAACCCCGACACCCGCGAGGGGCTGTTCACCAACAATTTCGACAGTCTCGACGACGGGCGGGCCTTTGCGCAGAACCTGTATGACGAGGGGGCCGACATCGTGCTTCCCGTGGCGGGGCCGGTCGGCCTCGGCTCGGCGGCGCTGGCGGACGAGCTGGGCACCGATGCGCTGAAGATCATCGGCGTGGATGCGGACCTGACCCTGACCGACCCGGAAAAGGCGCATGTGTACCTGACCTCGATCATGAAGCGGATGGACGCGACCGTGAAGGCGGTGATCCAGGCCGGGATGGACGGCAGTTTCGAGGGCGGCGTCATCACCGGGACGATCGGCAATGGCGGCGTGGACATCGCCCCCTTCCACGCCTTCGAGGACGCGGTGCCCGCCGAGCTGAAGGCCGAGCTGGAGGCGATCCGGCAGGGCATCGTGGACGGCACGATCCGCGTCGGCGGCTGA
- a CDS encoding ATP-binding cassette domain-containing protein, with protein sequence MKVELSAITKRFGPVTANEDVSLRIRPGQVLGLLGENGAGKSTLMNVLCGLHAPDAGEILIDGRPVRFRGPGDAIAAGIGMVHQHFMLVPVFTVAENVVLGVEPVGRLDRLDLPRARAEVRRIGQEYGLAVDPDARIETLPVGIQQRVEIIKVLFRSAQVLILDEPTAVLTPQEVEEFFRIVRSLRDAGKALVFITHKLHEIRAIADHIAVLRRGRIVGEADPGDADPATLAEMMVGRPVRFEVDKAPARPAAPILEVEGLRVLREGGAQALQGIDLTLRSGEILGIAGVQGNGQSALVEALTGLAPVAAGSVRFDGQDITHASVRARHRMGIAHIPEDRQKSGMIAKFTVAENMVLDSYYGAEYGRGPAIRWPDVERAAARMALDFDVRTPSVHQPAGHLSGGNQQKLVVARELSRDTRLVIAAQPTRGLDVGSIEYIHKRLVAARDEGDGVLIVSSELDEILGLSDRVLVMFQGRIVAAFDAGDGPIDRNAVGLAMAGAGIGDAA encoded by the coding sequence GTGAAGGTCGAACTCAGCGCCATCACCAAGCGCTTCGGCCCGGTGACGGCGAACGAGGATGTGTCGCTGCGGATCCGGCCCGGTCAGGTGCTGGGGCTTCTGGGCGAGAACGGCGCGGGCAAGTCCACGTTGATGAACGTGCTGTGCGGGCTTCATGCCCCGGATGCCGGGGAAATCCTGATCGACGGGCGCCCGGTACGCTTTCGCGGGCCGGGCGACGCCATCGCCGCCGGGATCGGCATGGTGCATCAGCATTTCATGCTGGTGCCGGTGTTCACCGTGGCCGAGAACGTGGTGCTGGGGGTGGAGCCGGTGGGACGGCTCGACCGGCTGGACCTGCCCCGCGCCCGCGCGGAAGTGCGGCGGATCGGGCAGGAGTATGGCCTGGCGGTGGACCCCGACGCCCGGATCGAGACGCTTCCCGTGGGCATCCAGCAGCGGGTGGAGATCATCAAGGTGCTGTTCCGCTCGGCCCAGGTGCTGATCCTTGACGAGCCCACCGCCGTGCTGACCCCGCAGGAAGTGGAAGAGTTCTTCCGCATCGTGCGATCCCTGCGTGATGCCGGCAAGGCGCTGGTCTTCATCACCCACAAGCTGCACGAGATCCGCGCCATCGCCGACCACATCGCGGTGCTGCGCCGCGGCCGCATCGTGGGCGAGGCGGACCCAGGCGACGCGGACCCCGCGACGCTGGCCGAGATGATGGTGGGCCGCCCGGTGCGTTTCGAGGTGGACAAGGCCCCGGCGCGACCCGCCGCCCCGATCCTGGAGGTGGAGGGGCTGCGGGTGCTGCGCGAGGGTGGCGCGCAGGCGCTGCAAGGCATCGACCTGACGCTGCGTTCGGGAGAGATCCTGGGCATAGCCGGCGTGCAGGGCAACGGGCAGTCGGCGCTGGTCGAGGCGCTGACCGGGCTTGCGCCGGTGGCGGCGGGATCCGTGCGCTTCGACGGGCAGGACATCACCCACGCCTCGGTCCGGGCGCGGCACCGCATGGGCATCGCGCATATCCCCGAGGACCGCCAGAAAAGCGGCATGATCGCGAAGTTCACCGTGGCCGAGAACATGGTGCTCGACAGCTATTACGGCGCGGAGTACGGGCGCGGCCCGGCGATCCGCTGGCCGGACGTGGAACGGGCGGCGGCGCGCATGGCGCTGGATTTCGACGTGCGCACGCCCTCGGTGCATCAGCCTGCGGGGCATCTGTCGGGGGGCAACCAGCAGAAGCTGGTGGTGGCGCGCGAGCTGAGCCGGGACACCCGGCTGGTGATCGCGGCGCAGCCCACGCGGGGGCTGGACGTGGGGTCCATCGAATACATCCACAAGCGGCTGGTCGCGGCCCGCGACGAGGGCGACGGGGTGCTGATCGTGTCCTCGGAACTGGACGAGATCCTGGGCCTGTCGGACCGGGTGCTGGTGATGTTCCAGGGCCGGATCGTGGCCGCCTTCGACGCAGGCGACGGGCCCATCGACCGCAACGCGGTGGGGCTGGCCATGGCCGGCGCGGGGATCGGGGACGCGGCATGA
- a CDS encoding ABC transporter permease, giving the protein MSEARDTAMAALMARAAPGRAAVEDLVVVPVFAVAVALLLGALTMLATGVDLPTIGRSYVALAVGSVGSLNALSETLTAAVPLVLAGLGLALGFRAGLFNIGAEGQVLMGGMAAVALGIAWPGGPALMLVPGCLLAGALAGALYAGIAGWLRVATGAHEVISTIMLNLIAYRLVDYMLRQPFFQREGRADPISRSVPDAAELPRLLSGLDANLRVHAGIFVALGAVALAQWLLFRTRLGFEFRASGENPDAARYAGIRAGVVIVVAMALAGALAGLAGANQVTGVLGRASPGFSAGIGFDAIAVALLGRSHPWGVLVAALLFGALEAGGRQMQVDAGVSIDLIAIIQALIIVFIAAPLLVRALFPWGFSRGRTGGGA; this is encoded by the coding sequence ATGAGCGAGGCGCGCGACACCGCGATGGCGGCACTGATGGCGCGCGCCGCCCCCGGACGGGCGGCGGTCGAGGACCTGGTGGTGGTGCCGGTCTTTGCCGTGGCGGTGGCGCTGCTCCTGGGCGCGCTGACCATGCTGGCCACCGGCGTGGACCTGCCGACCATCGGGCGGTCCTATGTGGCGCTGGCGGTGGGGTCCGTCGGGTCGCTCAACGCGCTGTCCGAGACGCTGACCGCGGCGGTTCCGCTGGTGCTGGCGGGGCTGGGGCTGGCGCTGGGGTTCAGGGCGGGGCTGTTCAACATCGGGGCCGAGGGGCAGGTGCTGATGGGCGGCATGGCGGCCGTCGCGCTGGGGATCGCCTGGCCGGGCGGGCCCGCGCTGATGCTCGTGCCGGGCTGCCTGCTGGCGGGGGCGCTGGCGGGGGCGCTTTACGCCGGGATCGCCGGCTGGCTGAGGGTCGCGACCGGGGCGCACGAGGTGATTTCCACCATCATGCTGAACCTGATCGCCTACCGGCTGGTCGATTACATGCTGCGCCAGCCCTTTTTCCAGCGCGAGGGGCGGGCGGACCCGATCTCCAGGTCGGTGCCGGACGCGGCCGAGCTGCCGCGACTGCTGTCGGGGCTGGACGCGAACCTGCGGGTGCATGCGGGCATCTTCGTGGCGCTGGGCGCGGTGGCGCTGGCGCAGTGGCTGCTGTTCCGCACCCGGCTGGGCTTCGAGTTCCGCGCCAGCGGCGAGAACCCGGACGCGGCGCGCTATGCCGGGATCCGCGCGGGCGTGGTGATCGTGGTGGCGATGGCGCTCGCGGGCGCATTGGCGGGGCTTGCGGGGGCGAACCAGGTGACGGGCGTGCTGGGCCGCGCCTCGCCGGGGTTTTCGGCCGGGATCGGATTCGACGCGATCGCGGTGGCGCTGCTGGGCCGATCGCATCCCTGGGGTGTGCTGGTGGCGGCGCTTCTGTTCGGTGCGCTGGAGGCCGGGGGGCGGCAGATGCAGGTGGATGCGGGCGTCAGCATCGACCTGATCGCGATCATCCAGGCGCTGATCATCGTCTTCATCGCGGCGCCCCTGCTGGTGCGGGCGCTGTTTCCCTGGGGCTTTTCCCGCGGACGGACGGGGGGCGGGGCATGA
- a CDS encoding ABC transporter permease — MSIAREPGLAPVAEAPLLPAQARGARVAGMALIGLAVLVALVFAPGLEGAATFRLSRPTDPWALPDLVVPALSFAWVAAGVLAFLGARQFLRGGGRWTGLSLGIGLALAVAAFLVWATAGKAFSLTGMLQATVVRAVPIALGGLAGVLSERVAVVNIAIEGMLLAGAFTGALIGSVLGGWSGLVAAVAVGGAFGFLLAALVVTYRMDQIIAGVVINLLVLGLTSYASSQVFQEYRHLNNAPVFRPIAIPLLSDLPVLGPVLFRQNLFVYGAAVMVAVSTWYLFHTRHGLRARAVGEHPRAADTLGIDVYRTRYVHVTMAGMVAGFGGAWFTLGSVGRFDEGMTGGRGYIGLAAMIFGRWHPVGALAAALVFGFADSLQQKLALLGTPIPSEFLAMAPYVATIIVVAGLVGRARPPAADGKPYVKE, encoded by the coding sequence ATGAGCATCGCGCGCGAGCCGGGGCTGGCGCCGGTCGCCGAGGCCCCCCTGCTGCCGGCGCAGGCGCGCGGGGCGCGGGTGGCGGGCATGGCGCTGATCGGCCTTGCCGTGCTGGTGGCGCTGGTCTTCGCCCCGGGGCTGGAGGGGGCGGCCACCTTCCGGCTGTCGCGTCCCACCGACCCCTGGGCGCTGCCGGACCTGGTGGTGCCCGCCCTGTCCTTCGCCTGGGTGGCGGCGGGCGTGCTGGCCTTCCTGGGCGCGCGGCAGTTCCTGCGCGGCGGCGGGCGCTGGACGGGGCTGAGCCTGGGGATAGGCCTGGCGCTGGCGGTGGCGGCGTTCCTGGTGTGGGCGACGGCCGGCAAGGCGTTCTCGCTGACGGGGATGTTGCAGGCGACGGTCGTCCGCGCGGTCCCCATCGCGCTGGGCGGGCTTGCGGGCGTGCTGTCGGAGCGGGTGGCGGTGGTCAACATCGCCATCGAGGGGATGCTGCTGGCGGGCGCCTTCACGGGGGCGCTGATCGGATCCGTGCTGGGCGGCTGGAGCGGGCTGGTCGCGGCGGTGGCGGTGGGCGGCGCGTTCGGCTTCCTGCTGGCGGCGCTGGTGGTCACCTACCGGATGGACCAGATCATCGCCGGCGTGGTGATCAACCTGCTGGTGCTGGGGCTGACATCCTATGCGTCGAGCCAGGTGTTCCAGGAATACCGGCATCTGAACAACGCGCCGGTGTTCCGGCCCATCGCGATACCCCTGCTGTCGGACCTGCCGGTGCTGGGGCCGGTGCTGTTCCGGCAGAACCTGTTCGTCTATGGCGCGGCGGTGATGGTGGCGGTGTCCACCTGGTACCTGTTCCACACCCGCCACGGGCTGCGCGCCCGCGCGGTGGGCGAGCATCCCCGCGCCGCCGACACGCTGGGGATCGATGTCTACCGCACGCGCTATGTGCATGTCACGATGGCCGGGATGGTGGCGGGCTTCGGGGGCGCGTGGTTCACGCTGGGATCGGTCGGGCGCTTCGACGAGGGGATGACCGGCGGGCGCGGCTATATCGGGCTGGCGGCGATGATCTTCGGGCGCTGGCACCCGGTGGGCGCGCTGGCCGCAGCACTGGTCTTCGGCTTTGCCGACAGCCTGCAGCAGAAGCTGGCGCTGCTGGGCACGCCGATCCCGTCGGAATTCCTGGCGATGGCGCCCTATGTGGCGACGATCATCGTGGTCGCGGGCCTTGTCGGCCGGGCGCGGCCGCCGGCGGCGGATGGCAAGCCCTATGTGAAGGAATGA
- the ppsA gene encoding phosphoenolpyruvate synthase, which produces MRDVIWFEDLSRADVALVGGKNASLGEMVARLGPQGIDVPPGFATTADAYRAFLGANALDTTIAAHMDALETGSATLAETGAALRAVIAAGRFPASLERAILDAYGELGRRTGTDTPPVAVRSSATAEDLPDASFAGQQETFLNVRGPDALLDACRRCFASLFTDRAISYRAARGFAHDQVALSVGVQLMVRADLGGSGVMFSIDTESGFPRAVLINAAWGLGENVVQGTVDPDEYEVFKPFLDRPGVVPILEKRLGAKDRKLVYAGATGGATVNIPTPPEERARFVLSDDEILALARMACTIETHYGQPMDMEWARDGETGRLWIVQARPETVQSRADAGVIRSYSVRNAGPVLLTGLSVGAAAVAGRVCRIESARDIGRFVDGAILVTANTDPDWVPIMKRATAIVTDHGGRTSHAAIVSRELGLPAIVGTGNATALLSDGQEVTVSCAEGEEGTVHEGLAEIATEEVSLSDLPQTRTRVMLNLANPAAALRWWRLPADGVGLARMEFVVSNAVRVHPMALVRFDDLTDQAAKAEIAALTAGHADRGAYFVDRLARGLSRIAAVCHPHPVIVRMSDFKSNEYADLLGGRAFEPVEENPMIGFRGASRYYSPAYREGFALECRAIRRLREEMGFDNVVVMIPFCRSPAEADRVLGVMAENGLRRGENGLQVHVMCEIPSNVILAESFAARFDGFSIGSNDLTQLVLGVDRDSEALAGLFDENDPAVLWMIGEVIRRAHATGSKVGLCGQAPSNDPGFARRLVEFGIDSISVTPDSFAAVKRNVAAAEAARPRKA; this is translated from the coding sequence ATGCGCGACGTCATCTGGTTCGAGGATCTGTCGCGGGCCGATGTCGCCCTTGTCGGCGGCAAGAACGCCTCGCTCGGCGAGATGGTCGCGCGGCTGGGGCCGCAGGGCATCGACGTGCCGCCGGGCTTTGCCACCACCGCCGACGCCTACCGCGCCTTTCTGGGCGCGAACGCCCTCGACACCACCATCGCCGCCCATATGGACGCGCTCGAGACCGGCAGCGCCACGCTGGCCGAGACGGGGGCCGCCCTGCGCGCGGTCATCGCCGCGGGCCGCTTTCCCGCATCGCTGGAACGCGCGATCCTCGACGCCTATGGGGAACTCGGCCGCCGCACCGGGACCGACACGCCCCCCGTCGCCGTCCGCTCTTCCGCCACCGCCGAGGATCTGCCCGACGCCAGCTTCGCCGGCCAGCAGGAGACGTTCCTCAATGTCCGCGGCCCTGACGCGCTGCTGGATGCCTGCCGCCGCTGCTTTGCCTCGCTCTTCACCGACCGCGCGATCAGCTACCGCGCCGCCAGGGGCTTCGCCCATGACCAGGTCGCGCTGTCGGTGGGCGTGCAACTCATGGTGCGCGCCGATCTGGGCGGCTCGGGCGTCATGTTCTCGATCGACACCGAAAGCGGCTTTCCCCGCGCGGTGCTGATCAACGCCGCCTGGGGCCTGGGCGAGAACGTGGTGCAGGGCACGGTGGACCCCGACGAATACGAGGTGTTCAAGCCCTTCCTCGACCGCCCCGGCGTGGTGCCGATCCTGGAAAAACGGCTGGGCGCCAAGGACCGCAAGCTGGTCTATGCAGGCGCGACCGGGGGCGCGACCGTGAACATCCCCACCCCCCCCGAGGAGCGCGCGCGCTTCGTCCTGTCCGACGACGAGATCCTGGCGCTTGCCCGCATGGCCTGCACCATCGAGACGCATTACGGCCAGCCGATGGACATGGAATGGGCCCGCGACGGGGAAACCGGGCGGCTCTGGATCGTGCAGGCCCGGCCCGAAACGGTGCAGTCGCGCGCCGATGCCGGCGTGATCCGCAGCTACAGCGTGCGCAATGCGGGGCCGGTGCTGCTCACCGGGCTCAGCGTGGGCGCGGCGGCCGTCGCGGGCCGGGTCTGCCGGATCGAAAGCGCCCGCGACATCGGCCGTTTCGTCGATGGCGCGATCCTTGTCACCGCCAACACCGACCCCGACTGGGTGCCCATCATGAAGCGCGCCACCGCCATCGTGACCGATCACGGCGGGCGCACCTCGCATGCCGCCATCGTCAGCCGCGAGCTGGGCCTGCCCGCCATCGTCGGCACCGGCAACGCGACGGCGCTTCTGAGCGACGGGCAGGAAGTCACCGTCTCCTGCGCCGAAGGCGAGGAAGGCACCGTCCACGAGGGCCTGGCCGAGATCGCGACCGAGGAAGTCAGCCTTTCCGACCTGCCGCAGACCCGCACCAGGGTGATGCTCAACCTCGCCAACCCGGCCGCCGCCCTGCGCTGGTGGCGACTGCCTGCCGACGGGGTGGGGCTGGCGCGGATGGAATTCGTCGTCTCGAACGCCGTGCGGGTCCACCCGATGGCGCTGGTCCGTTTCGACGACCTGACGGACCAGGCGGCAAAGGCCGAGATCGCGGCGCTGACCGCCGGCCATGCCGATCGGGGCGCGTATTTCGTGGACCGCCTCGCGCGCGGGCTGTCGCGCATCGCCGCCGTCTGCCACCCGCATCCCGTGATCGTGCGGATGAGCGACTTCAAGTCCAACGAATATGCCGACCTGCTGGGCGGCCGCGCCTTCGAACCGGTCGAGGAAAACCCGATGATCGGCTTTCGCGGCGCCAGCCGCTACTACTCCCCCGCCTACCGCGAGGGCTTCGCGCTGGAATGCCGCGCGATCCGCCGCCTGCGCGAGGAGATGGGCTTCGACAACGTGGTGGTGATGATCCCCTTCTGCCGTTCCCCGGCCGAGGCCGACCGCGTGCTTGGCGTCATGGCCGAGAACGGCCTCCGGCGCGGCGAGAACGGGCTTCAGGTCCATGTCATGTGCGAGATCCCCTCGAACGTGATCCTGGCCGAAAGCTTCGCCGCGCGCTTCGACGGGTTTTCCATCGGCTCGAACGACCTGACGCAGCTTGTGCTGGGCGTGGACCGCGACAGCGAGGCGCTGGCGGGGCTGTTCGACGAGAACGACCCGGCGGTGCTGTGGATGATCGGCGAGGTGATCCGCCGCGCCCATGCCACCGGATCGAAGGTGGGGCTTTGCGGGCAGGCGCCCAGCAACGACCCCGGCTTCGCCCGGCGGCTGGTGGAATTCGGGATCGACTCGATCTCGGTCACGCCCGACAGCTTCGCCGCCGTGAAGCGCAACGTCGCCGCGGCCGAGGCCGCCCGCCCCCGCAAGGCCTGA